A genome region from Methanobacterium aggregans includes the following:
- a CDS encoding sugar O-acetyltransferase — protein sequence MQPKDIFERDKSGEQISLNDPEYYKIKDVIIEAQRITAELNNSYHDEEEVRKLFSQLTGVDVDETSWLLPPFYTDFGKNIRVGKNVFINHACTFMDRGGITIEDDVLVGPKVNLITTNHPMDPSERQSTISTPILIKKNAWIGVGAMIMPGVTIGENSVVSAAALVTKDVPSNTVVAGIPAKVIKNI from the coding sequence ATGCAACCAAAAGATATCTTTGAACGTGATAAATCAGGTGAACAAATTTCACTAAACGATCCAGAATATTATAAGATCAAGGATGTAATAATCGAAGCACAGAGAATCACTGCAGAATTAAATAATTCATACCATGATGAGGAAGAAGTCAGAAAATTGTTTTCCCAGCTGACCGGGGTAGACGTTGATGAAACATCTTGGCTCTTACCTCCTTTCTACACTGATTTTGGTAAAAATATCAGAGTAGGGAAAAATGTGTTTATCAACCACGCCTGCACTTTCATGGATAGAGGAGGTATAACAATAGAAGATGATGTTTTAGTTGGGCCTAAAGTCAATCTGATTACAACCAACCACCCCATGGATCCATCTGAAAGACAATCCACCATATCAACTCCTATCTTAATCAAGAAAAACGCATGGATAGGTGTGGGCGCTATGATAATGCCCGGTGTTACTATTGGGGAAAATTCTGTAGTGTCCGCTGCCGCTCTTGTCACGAAAGATGTTCCGTCAAATACTGTGGTGGCAGGTATTCCAGCAAAAGTTATCAAAAATATCTAA
- a CDS encoding alpha/beta hydrolase, whose translation MDNYIFELSDKVTRQSVSYNNRYGIKIAADLYLPKDFDKSQKHSAIIVGAPYGGVKEQGPGIYAQNMAEHGFVALTFDPSYNGYSGGEPRHLSSPDLFVEDFSAAVDYLGTRPFVDRDKIGVIGICGSGGFGISAAQVDRRIKAVATVSMYDIARVAAKGFMDSLTEDERNNILDTVAEQRYAEFEGNEPVLTPRGAPIGFDDNTDPIGREFGEFYSTTRGYHPNSISQFTMTSSMSFMNFPLLTHIKSISPRPILFVIGEHAHSRYFSEDAYKLAAEPKELYIVQKAGHVDLYDKTDLIPFDKLESFFTENLK comes from the coding sequence ATGGATAACTACATTTTTGAACTAAGCGATAAGGTAACGAGACAATCTGTTTCATATAATAACCGGTATGGAATCAAAATTGCGGCAGATTTATACTTGCCAAAGGACTTTGATAAGTCACAAAAACACTCAGCCATTATTGTGGGTGCACCCTATGGTGGTGTTAAAGAGCAGGGCCCTGGTATATACGCCCAAAACATGGCAGAACATGGTTTTGTAGCTCTTACATTTGACCCATCGTACAATGGATACAGCGGTGGAGAGCCAAGGCACCTTTCTTCACCGGATCTATTCGTGGAAGATTTCAGTGCAGCTGTTGACTATTTAGGCACCCGTCCATTTGTGGATAGGGATAAAATTGGAGTTATTGGTATATGTGGTAGCGGTGGTTTTGGAATCAGCGCAGCGCAGGTTGACAGACGTATCAAGGCTGTTGCCACTGTCAGCATGTACGATATAGCCCGTGTGGCAGCTAAAGGATTCATGGATTCACTTACTGAAGATGAGCGCAATAACATACTTGATACAGTTGCTGAGCAGAGGTACGCAGAGTTTGAGGGTAACGAGCCCGTACTGACTCCTCGAGGAGCACCTATTGGATTTGACGATAATACAGACCCTATCGGTCGAGAGTTTGGTGAATTTTATTCTACAACTCGTGGATACCACCCCAATTCAATTAGTCAGTTTACCATGACGAGCAGCATGTCCTTTATGAACTTCCCACTGCTTACTCACATTAAGTCAATCTCACCACGACCAATCCTGTTCGTCATAGGAGAACACGCTCACTCACGATACTTCAGTGAAGACGCTTACAAATTGGCAGCAGAACCCAAAGAACTCTACATAGTTCAAAAAGCAGGACACGTTGATTTGTACGATAAAACGGACTTAATTCCATTTGACAAATTGGAATCATTCTTTACAGAAAATTTGAAATAA
- a CDS encoding aldo/keto reductase translates to MLYRDFGKTNEKVSVLGFGCMRLPVIGDDPSNIDEENAINMLRYAIDHGVNFIDTAYPYHGVSLDQGGASEPFLAKALKDGYREKVKIATKLPSWAIETREDMDRYLNEQLERLETDCIDFYMVHGINKTYWENLKELGFEEFLDQAISDGRIKHAGFSFHDRIELFKEVVDHYDWSFCLIQYNYLDEDYQAGKEGLEYAYKNGLGVAVMEPLRGGQLATSIPQDVQELFNRSDMKRSPAEWALRWVWNTLKCQ, encoded by the coding sequence ATGTTATACAGAGATTTTGGAAAAACAAATGAAAAAGTTTCAGTTTTAGGTTTTGGCTGCATGCGACTTCCTGTAATTGGAGATGATCCAAGTAACATTGATGAAGAAAATGCCATAAATATGCTTCGTTATGCCATCGACCATGGTGTGAACTTTATTGATACTGCGTACCCATATCATGGAGTTAGTTTGGATCAGGGAGGTGCAAGTGAGCCATTTTTAGCAAAAGCATTGAAAGACGGCTACAGGGAAAAGGTGAAAATAGCAACCAAACTCCCAAGCTGGGCAATAGAAACCCGAGAAGATATGGACAGATACTTAAATGAACAGTTGGAACGCCTGGAAACAGATTGCATTGATTTTTACATGGTTCACGGTATCAACAAAACTTACTGGGAAAACCTGAAAGAACTGGGCTTTGAGGAGTTTCTGGATCAGGCCATTAGTGATGGACGGATAAAACATGCCGGGTTTTCATTTCATGACCGAATTGAACTCTTTAAAGAGGTAGTTGACCATTACGACTGGTCTTTCTGTTTGATTCAGTACAATTATCTGGATGAAGATTACCAGGCAGGAAAAGAGGGTTTAGAATATGCATACAAGAATGGGTTGGGTGTGGCTGTTATGGAGCCTTTAAGAGGTGGACAGTTAGCTACCAGTATTCCACAAGACGTTCAAGAATTATTTAACAGGTCAGATATGAAGAGATCCCCTGCAGAGTGGGCTTTAAGATGGGTCTGGAACACCCTGAAGTGTCAGTGA
- a CDS encoding TetR/AcrR family transcriptional regulator produces MSLAKWKEREREQRQNDIINAARKLFADKDFDEVSMNEIAGEVGLGKSTLYLYFKNKEALYFAVCLRGTRIWAEMVKEEVEKGNTGLEKFVLYGNANREFSNRYPDYFRLLYSPTSIKKQFDMDKMTSSEEFQEVRELFKEIMFIGIDSIQKGIDEGEIRPDVDPVEAAILLSVIYNGTVNMGDWAKELLEGREIDGEKFGKDIGDLFLHMLRK; encoded by the coding sequence ATGTCACTTGCAAAATGGAAGGAAAGAGAAAGAGAACAGCGTCAAAATGATATTATCAATGCTGCTAGGAAATTATTCGCTGATAAAGACTTTGATGAAGTTTCAATGAATGAAATAGCAGGGGAGGTTGGGCTTGGTAAAAGTACTCTTTACCTTTATTTTAAAAATAAAGAAGCATTGTACTTTGCTGTGTGTTTACGTGGTACTCGAATTTGGGCTGAAATGGTTAAAGAAGAGGTTGAAAAAGGGAATACGGGTTTAGAAAAGTTTGTATTATATGGAAATGCGAATAGAGAGTTTTCTAATAGATATCCTGATTATTTCAGGTTGCTGTATTCCCCCACATCAATCAAAAAACAATTTGATATGGATAAAATGACGAGTAGTGAAGAATTCCAGGAAGTAAGGGAATTATTTAAAGAAATAATGTTCATAGGAATAGATTCAATACAAAAAGGTATAGATGAGGGCGAAATCAGACCAGATGTGGATCCTGTGGAAGCAGCCATTCTCCTATCAGTAATATACAATGGTACGGTGAATATGGGAGACTGGGCTAAAGAGCTACTGGAAGGCAGGGAAATTGATGGAGAGAAATTTGGCAAAGATATAGGGGATTTATTTCTTCATATGTTAAGGAAGTAG
- a CDS encoding 4Fe-4S dicluster domain-containing protein, with product MGLEHPEVSVILSGMNTMEHVKENLKIAEEAHPNSLTDTELGIIDQAKSVFEEKLKVNCTGCGYCLPCPSGVNIPENFAKYNDYFLFGSPETKEEYQFHYMALIMENERASACVECGACEEHCPQGIPIIQEMKKVKELYE from the coding sequence ATGGGTCTGGAACACCCTGAAGTGTCAGTGATCTTGAGTGGAATGAACACCATGGAACACGTTAAAGAGAATTTAAAAATTGCAGAAGAAGCACATCCCAATTCACTAACCGATACAGAATTAGGGATTATAGATCAGGCTAAATCAGTTTTTGAAGAGAAATTGAAGGTTAACTGTACTGGCTGCGGTTACTGTTTACCGTGTCCTTCTGGTGTAAATATTCCTGAAAATTTCGCAAAGTACAATGATTATTTCCTTTTTGGTAGTCCAGAAACAAAGGAAGAATACCAATTTCATTATATGGCCCTTATAATGGAAAATGAAAGAGCATCCGCATGTGTTGAATGCGGTGCATGTGAAGAACACTGCCCACAGGGTATTCCAATAATTCAAGAAATGAAGAAGGTTAAAGAGTTATACGAATGA
- a CDS encoding DUF169 domain-containing protein: MDNMELGENLNEILKLENEPVAIKWSVKEPKNVEKEEGKSRFCNKLIKAMDGEIFYATLEEEECMGGARYSGLKDMHEYPANVQSGAFMVPKGLYKDIPAVQRSRKNEIYINPGIFNAIIFSPLNKAEFEPDVIFILCNAQQGMEILHANSYDSGKHGMGADAVPVCSSMAASPYMTGKVTYGFGDVASRQSMNISPEEIMVSIPASDLPRIVSNLREMRTKMFFKEE, translated from the coding sequence ATGGATAATATGGAATTAGGGGAAAATTTAAATGAAATCCTTAAATTGGAAAACGAACCAGTAGCTATAAAATGGTCTGTGAAAGAGCCAAAAAACGTTGAAAAGGAAGAAGGAAAATCAAGATTCTGTAATAAGCTTATAAAGGCCATGGATGGTGAAATATTCTATGCAACTTTAGAAGAAGAGGAATGTATGGGTGGTGCAAGATACTCTGGACTTAAGGATATGCATGAATACCCTGCAAATGTACAAAGCGGTGCATTTATGGTTCCAAAGGGTTTATATAAGGACATTCCTGCAGTGCAACGCTCAAGAAAAAATGAAATATACATAAACCCTGGAATTTTTAATGCAATCATTTTCTCTCCTTTGAACAAGGCAGAATTTGAACCCGATGTGATATTCATACTCTGCAATGCCCAACAGGGAATGGAAATACTTCATGCAAATTCATATGATTCAGGAAAACATGGAATGGGTGCTGACGCAGTTCCTGTATGCAGTTCAATGGCCGCATCACCTTATATGACTGGAAAAGTCACTTATGGATTTGGAGATGTGGCATCAAGGCAGAGTATGAATATCAGTCCAGAAGAAATTATGGTAAGTATTCCTGCAAGTGATTTGCCCCGTATAGTTTCTAATTTGAGAGAGATGCGAACTAAAATGTTCTTTAAGGAAGAATAA